GCTCCTCCGGATCACACACATCAGAGTCTTCTTTGCTGTAGAGAACGATGTCTGGACGCGGCAAACAAGGAGGCAAAGTCCGGGCTAAGGCCAAGACCCGCTCCTCCCGGGCAGGGCTCCAGTTCCCGGTCGGCCGAGTGCACAGGCTCCTCCGCAAGGGCAACTACGCCCAGAGGGTGGGCGCCGGCGCTCCCGTCTACTTGGCCGCTGTGCTCGAGTATCTCACCGCCGAGATCCTGGAGCTGGCCGGCAATGCCGCCCGCGACAACAAGAAGACCCGCATCATCCCCCGCCACCTGCAGCTGGCCGTGCGCAACGACGAGGAGCTCAACAAGCTGCTGGGCGGCGTCACCATCGCCCAGGGAGGCGTCCTGCCCAACATCCAGGCCGTGCTGCTGCCCAAGAAGACCGAGAGCACCAAGTCGGCCAAGAGCAAGTGAGCCCGGCTCTGCTGCTGCTGTGCCCCCCGGAACCAAAGGCTCTTCTAAGAGCCCCCCACA
The sequence above is a segment of the Bufo bufo chromosome 4, aBufBuf1.1, whole genome shotgun sequence genome. Coding sequences within it:
- the LOC120999409 gene encoding histone H2A type 1-like, whose translation is MSGRGKQGGKVRAKAKTRSSRAGLQFPVGRVHRLLRKGNYAQRVGAGAPVYLAAVLEYLTAEILELAGNAARDNKKTRIIPRHLQLAVRNDEELNKLLGGVTIAQGGVLPNIQAVLLPKKTESTKSAKSK